Proteins encoded by one window of Molothrus ater isolate BHLD 08-10-18 breed brown headed cowbird chromosome 12, BPBGC_Mater_1.1, whole genome shotgun sequence:
- the LOC118691178 gene encoding B-cadherin-like isoform X1: protein MRGPRSGLCPLSIFILLLLSPLLPAAALSPAPPRVLPGLRRGPLPAPGSSGGCAGPYSTEEPDVGVREDGGPVRLPGVGRALAVPPRDAGSPRCAAGQPEPAPAPAESRRSPQELPRARAALRRQKRDWVIPPIKVPENERGPFPKKLVQIKSNRDRDTKIFYSITGQGADAPPEGIFTIEKESGWMKVTQPLDREHIDKYHLFSHAVSENGKPVEEPMEIIVTVTDQNDNKPQFTQEVFRGSVPEGALPGTSIMQVTATDADDAVETYNGVIAYSILSQEPREPHPQMFTVNRATGTLSVIASGLDRERVREYTLTVQAADLDGEGLTTTALAVIEIADVNDNAPEFDPKTYEAAVPENVAGREVARLAVTDLDEPGTPAWRAVYSILRGNDGGAFAISTDPATNEGILRTAQGLDYEAKQQFVLHVAVANEVPFVVKLPMATATVTVTVEDVNEAPVFVPPVQLATVSEDVPPGQTLTACTAQDPDKAQGQRIKYLVGHDPAGWLAVHPENGLVTARDQLDRESPFVKNNTYMAVLLAVDDGSPPATGTGTLLLTLLDVNDNGPEAEPRDITVCQRSPQPQLLTVTDRDLPPNTGPFRAELTHGSGDSWAVEVGDTGDTVTLQLVAPLEPDTYSVYLRLLDQPGRAQVTIVTARVCACEGQAQGCPQRSQPVTTLPFVLATLGALLALLLILLLLLLFVRRRKVTKEPLLLPEDDTRDNIFYYGEEGGGEEDQNYDLRQLHRGLDARPEVIRNDVAPTLLPAPQYRPRPANPDDIGNFIDENLKAADTDPTAPPYDSLLVFDYEGSGSEATSLSSLNSSASDGDQDYDYLNDWGGRFRKLAELYGGGEEDD, encoded by the exons ATGCGGGGGCCGCGCTCCGGGCTCTGCCCGCTCTccatcttcatcctcctcctcctctccccgcTCCTGCCGGCGGCCGCCCTgtccccggccccgccgcgcgTCCTCCCGGGGCTGCGCCGCGGGCCGCTCCCCGCCCCAG ggagctccggaggCTGCGCGGGGCCGTACAGCACGGAGGAGCCCGATGTCGGGGTGCGGGAGGACGGGGGCCCCGTGCGGCTGCCGGGGGTGGGCAGGGCGCTCGCCGTCCCCCCCCGGGATGCTGGTTCTCCCCGGTGTGCCGCTGGCCAGCcagagcctgccccagctcccgCAGAGAGCAGGCGCTCCCCCCAG gagctgcccagggctcgAGCTGCTCTCAGGAGGCAGAAGAGGGACTGGGTGATCCCCCCCATCAAGGTTCCTGAGAATGAGAGGGGCCCCTTCCCCAAAAAGCTCGTTCAG ATCAAATCCAACCGCGACAGAGACACCAAGATCTTCTACAGCatcacagggcagggagcagatgCCCCCCCCGAGGGCATCTTCACCATTGAGAAGGAGTCGGGCTGGATGAAAGTGACGCAGCCGCTGGACCGCGAGCACATCGACAAGTACCAC CTCTTCTCCCACGCCGTGTCTGAGAATGGGAAGCCAGTGGAGGAGCCGATGGAGATCATCGTGACGGTGACAGACCAGAATGACAACAAGCCCCAGTTCACGCAGGAGGTGTtcaggggctctgtgccagaGGGAGCTCTGCCAG GCACCTCCATCATGCAGGTGACAGCCACGGATGCGGACGATGCAGTGGAGACCTACAATGGTGTCATCGCCTACTCCATCCTCAGCCAGGAGCCACGGGAGCCCCATCCCCAAATGTTCACTGTCAACCGGGCCACCGGCACCCTCAGCGTCATTGCCAGCGGCCTCGACCGGGAG CGCGTGCGGGAGTACACACTGACCGTGCAGGCAGCTGACCTGGATGGGGAGGGACTGACCACCACAGCGCTGGCCGTCATTGAGATCGCTGATGTCAATGACAACGCCCCCGAGTTCGACCCCAAAACG TACGAGGCGGCCGTGCCAGAGAACGTGGCTGGGCGGGAGGTGGCCAGGCTGGCTGTCACCGACCTGGACGAGCCCGGCACGCCGGCCTGGCGAGCCGTCTACTCCATCCTGCGCGGCAACGACGGGGGAGCCTTCGCCATCAGCACCGACCCTGCCACCAACGAGGGCATCCTGCGCACCGCCCAG GGTCTGGACTATGAGGCCAAGCAGCAGTTCGTGCTCCACGTGGCAGTGGCCAACGAGGTCCCCTTTGTCGTGAAGCTGCCCATGGCCACTGCTACGGTGACAGTCACTGTGGAGGATGTCAATGAGGCCCCGGTGTTCGTGCCACCGGTGCAGCTGGCCACGGTGTCAGAGGATGTGCCCCCGGGGCAGACCCTCACAGCCTGCACGGCCCAGGACCCTGACAAGGCGCAGGGCCAGAGGATcaa gtaCCTGGTGGGGCACGACCCGGCgggctggctggctgtgcaCCCCGAGAATGGCCTGGTGACCGCGCGGGACCAGCTGGACCGCGAGTCCCCCTTTGTCAAGAACAACACCTacatggctgtgctgctggctgtggatgATG GCTCACCGCCGGCCACGGGCACGGGCAcgctgctcctcaccctgctggaTGTGAACGACAACGGCCCCGAGGCCGAGCCACGGGACATCACTGTCTGCCAgcgcagcccccagccccagctcctcaccGTCACCGACCGGGACCTGCCCCCCAACACCGGCCCCTTCCGCGCCGAGCTCACCCACGGCTcaggggacagctgggctgtggaggtGGGGGACACAG GTGACACGGTGACGCTGCAGCTGGTGGCACCGTTGGAGCCCGACACCTACAGCGTGTACCTGCGGCTGCTGGACCAGCCGGGCAGAGCCCAAGTGACCATTGTCACCGCACGGGTCTGCGCCTGCgaggggcaggcacagggctgtccccagaggTCCCAGCCTGTCACCACCCTGCCCTTCGTCCTCGCCACCCTGGGcgcactgctggccctgctgc tcatcctgctgctgctgctgctctttgtgaggaggaggaaggtgacaaaggagccgctgctgctgcccgaAGATGACACAAGGGACAACATCTTCTACTACGGGGAGGAGGGTGGCGGCGAGGAGGACCAG AACTACGACCTGCGGCAGCTGCACCGGGGGCTGGACGCCCGGCCCGAGGTGATCCGCAATGACGTGGCCcccaccctcctgccagccccgcagtaccggccccgccccgccaaCCCCGACGACATCGGCAACTTCATCGACGAG aACCTGAAGGCGGCCGACACGGACCCCACGGCCCCCCCCTACGACTCGCTGCTGGTGTTCGACTACGAGGGCAGCGGCTCAGAGGCCACCTCGCTCAGCTCCCTCAACTCCTCCGCCTCCGACGGCGACCAGGACTACGACTACCTCAACGACTGGGGCGGCCGCTTCCGCAAGCTGGCCGAGCTCTACGGCGGCGGCGAGGAGGACGATTAG
- the LOC118691178 gene encoding B-cadherin-like isoform X2, giving the protein MRGPRSGLCPLSIFILLLLSPLLPAAALSPAPPRVLPGLRRGPLPAPGSSGGCAGPYSTEEPDVGVREDGGPVRLPGVGRALAVPPRDAGSPRCAAGQPEPAPAPAESRRSPQELPRARAALRRQKRDWVIPPIKVPENERGPFPKKLVQIKSNRDRDTKIFYSITGQGADAPPEGIFTIEKESGWMKVTQPLDREHIDKYHLFSHAVSENGKPVEEPMEIIVTVTDQNDNKPQFTQEVFRGSVPEGALPGTSIMQVTATDADDAVETYNGVIAYSILSQEPREPHPQMFTVNRATGTLSVIASGLDRERVREYTLTVQAADLDGEGLTTTALAVIEIADVNDNAPEFDPKTYEAAVPENVAGREVARLAVTDLDEPGTPAWRAVYSILRGNDGGAFAISTDPATNEGILRTAQVCVTPCHPSAAQVESCPSHSHCPCLPLSQGLDYEAKQQFVLHVAVANEVPFVVKLPMATATVTVTVEDVNEAPVFVPPVQLATVSEDVPPGQTLTACTAQDPDKAQGQRIKYLVGHDPAGWLAVHPENGLVTARDQLDRESPFVKNNTYMAVLLAVDDGSPPATGTGTLLLTLLDVNDNGPEAEPRDITVCQRSPQPQLLTVTDRDLPPNTGPFRAELTHGSGDSWAVEVGDTGDTVTLQLVAPLEPDTYSVYLRLLDQPGRAQVTIVTARVCACEGQAQGCPQRSQPVTTLPFVLATLGALLALLLILLLLLLFVRRRKVTKEPLLLPEDDTRDNIFYYGEEGGGEEDQNYDLRQLHRGLDARPEVIRNDVAPTLLPAPQYRPRPANPDDIGNFIDENLKAADTDPTAPPYDSLLVFDYEGSGSEATSLSSLNSSASDGDQDYDYLNDWGGRFRKLAELYGGGEEDD; this is encoded by the exons ATGCGGGGGCCGCGCTCCGGGCTCTGCCCGCTCTccatcttcatcctcctcctcctctccccgcTCCTGCCGGCGGCCGCCCTgtccccggccccgccgcgcgTCCTCCCGGGGCTGCGCCGCGGGCCGCTCCCCGCCCCAG ggagctccggaggCTGCGCGGGGCCGTACAGCACGGAGGAGCCCGATGTCGGGGTGCGGGAGGACGGGGGCCCCGTGCGGCTGCCGGGGGTGGGCAGGGCGCTCGCCGTCCCCCCCCGGGATGCTGGTTCTCCCCGGTGTGCCGCTGGCCAGCcagagcctgccccagctcccgCAGAGAGCAGGCGCTCCCCCCAG gagctgcccagggctcgAGCTGCTCTCAGGAGGCAGAAGAGGGACTGGGTGATCCCCCCCATCAAGGTTCCTGAGAATGAGAGGGGCCCCTTCCCCAAAAAGCTCGTTCAG ATCAAATCCAACCGCGACAGAGACACCAAGATCTTCTACAGCatcacagggcagggagcagatgCCCCCCCCGAGGGCATCTTCACCATTGAGAAGGAGTCGGGCTGGATGAAAGTGACGCAGCCGCTGGACCGCGAGCACATCGACAAGTACCAC CTCTTCTCCCACGCCGTGTCTGAGAATGGGAAGCCAGTGGAGGAGCCGATGGAGATCATCGTGACGGTGACAGACCAGAATGACAACAAGCCCCAGTTCACGCAGGAGGTGTtcaggggctctgtgccagaGGGAGCTCTGCCAG GCACCTCCATCATGCAGGTGACAGCCACGGATGCGGACGATGCAGTGGAGACCTACAATGGTGTCATCGCCTACTCCATCCTCAGCCAGGAGCCACGGGAGCCCCATCCCCAAATGTTCACTGTCAACCGGGCCACCGGCACCCTCAGCGTCATTGCCAGCGGCCTCGACCGGGAG CGCGTGCGGGAGTACACACTGACCGTGCAGGCAGCTGACCTGGATGGGGAGGGACTGACCACCACAGCGCTGGCCGTCATTGAGATCGCTGATGTCAATGACAACGCCCCCGAGTTCGACCCCAAAACG TACGAGGCGGCCGTGCCAGAGAACGTGGCTGGGCGGGAGGTGGCCAGGCTGGCTGTCACCGACCTGGACGAGCCCGGCACGCCGGCCTGGCGAGCCGTCTACTCCATCCTGCGCGGCAACGACGGGGGAGCCTTCGCCATCAGCACCGACCCTGCCACCAACGAGGGCATCCTGCGCACCGCCCAGGTCTGTGTCACCCCCTGtcaccccagtgctgcccaggtgGAGTCCTGCCCGTCCCACTCTCACTGCCCATGTCTCCCCCTCTCCCAGGGTCTGGACTATGAGGCCAAGCAGCAGTTCGTGCTCCACGTGGCAGTGGCCAACGAGGTCCCCTTTGTCGTGAAGCTGCCCATGGCCACTGCTACGGTGACAGTCACTGTGGAGGATGTCAATGAGGCCCCGGTGTTCGTGCCACCGGTGCAGCTGGCCACGGTGTCAGAGGATGTGCCCCCGGGGCAGACCCTCACAGCCTGCACGGCCCAGGACCCTGACAAGGCGCAGGGCCAGAGGATcaa gtaCCTGGTGGGGCACGACCCGGCgggctggctggctgtgcaCCCCGAGAATGGCCTGGTGACCGCGCGGGACCAGCTGGACCGCGAGTCCCCCTTTGTCAAGAACAACACCTacatggctgtgctgctggctgtggatgATG GCTCACCGCCGGCCACGGGCACGGGCAcgctgctcctcaccctgctggaTGTGAACGACAACGGCCCCGAGGCCGAGCCACGGGACATCACTGTCTGCCAgcgcagcccccagccccagctcctcaccGTCACCGACCGGGACCTGCCCCCCAACACCGGCCCCTTCCGCGCCGAGCTCACCCACGGCTcaggggacagctgggctgtggaggtGGGGGACACAG GTGACACGGTGACGCTGCAGCTGGTGGCACCGTTGGAGCCCGACACCTACAGCGTGTACCTGCGGCTGCTGGACCAGCCGGGCAGAGCCCAAGTGACCATTGTCACCGCACGGGTCTGCGCCTGCgaggggcaggcacagggctgtccccagaggTCCCAGCCTGTCACCACCCTGCCCTTCGTCCTCGCCACCCTGGGcgcactgctggccctgctgc tcatcctgctgctgctgctgctctttgtgaggaggaggaaggtgacaaaggagccgctgctgctgcccgaAGATGACACAAGGGACAACATCTTCTACTACGGGGAGGAGGGTGGCGGCGAGGAGGACCAG AACTACGACCTGCGGCAGCTGCACCGGGGGCTGGACGCCCGGCCCGAGGTGATCCGCAATGACGTGGCCcccaccctcctgccagccccgcagtaccggccccgccccgccaaCCCCGACGACATCGGCAACTTCATCGACGAG aACCTGAAGGCGGCCGACACGGACCCCACGGCCCCCCCCTACGACTCGCTGCTGGTGTTCGACTACGAGGGCAGCGGCTCAGAGGCCACCTCGCTCAGCTCCCTCAACTCCTCCGCCTCCGACGGCGACCAGGACTACGACTACCTCAACGACTGGGGCGGCCGCTTCCGCAAGCTGGCCGAGCTCTACGGCGGCGGCGAGGAGGACGATTAG